A genomic stretch from Penaeus vannamei isolate JL-2024 chromosome 6, ASM4276789v1, whole genome shotgun sequence includes:
- the Hn gene encoding protein henna-like isoform X1, with amino-acid sequence MDGPFAKKQCVNDVEMKSSKLHEKPTLMEGGQYILEGDEEAKSTTIIFSMTEEVGALANALKIFQAHNVNLLHIESRPSRREAKYEFMVECDSSTGNLGSAMEQVRKQCSYFQVISRDHHNNKDTVPWFPRKISDLDRFANQILSYGDELDADHPGFTDPVYRTRRKMFADIAYNYKHGQPIPRVEYSQEEIDTWGTVFRNLTKLYKTHACREHQNVFPLLIENCGYREDNIPQLQDVSDFLKDCTGFTLRPVAGLLSSRDFLAGLAFRVFHSTQYIRHPSRPLYTPEPDICHELLGHAPLFADPAFAQFSQEIGLASLGAPDEFIEKLATCYWFTVEFGLCRQNGEIKAYGAGLLSSFGELEYCISDKPELRPFEPSKTCTQKYPITEYQPVYYVSESFEDAKEKLIQFAATIPRPFSVRYNPYTQSVEILDSKPQIQSLVREMSCNMQILMDSLIKLS; translated from the exons ATGGACGGCCCCTTCGCCAAGAAGCAGTGTGTCAACGACGTGGAAATGAAGAGCAGCAAGTTGCACGAGAAG CCGACGCTGATGGAGGGCGGACAGTACATCCTGGAGGGCGACGAGGAGGCCAAgagcaccaccatcatcttctccATGACGGAGGAGGTCGGCGCCCTGGCCAACGCCCTCAAGATATTCCAG GCGCACAACGTGAACCTGCTGCACATCGAGTCACGGCCGTCGCGGCGCGAGGCCAAGTACGAGTTCATGGTGGAGTGCGACTCGTCGACGGGCAACCTGGGCTCGGCCATGGAGCAGGTCAGGAAGCAGTGCTCCTACTTCCAAGTCATCTCCAGggaccaccacaacaacaaag aCACCGTCCCCTGGTTCCCCCGCAAGATTAGCGACTTGGACCGATTCGCCAATCAGATCTTGTCCTATGGCGACGAGCTGGACGCCGACCATCCCGGATTCACCGACCCCGTCTATCGCACCAGGAGGAAGATGTTCGCTGACATCGCCTACAATTACAAGCA CGGGCAGCCGATCCCCCGGGTGGAGTACAGCCAGGAGGAGATCGACACGTGGGGCACCGTCTTCAGGAACCTCACCAAGCTGTACAAGACGCACGCCTGCAGAGAGCACCAGAACGTGTTCCCGCTGCTCATCGAGAACTGCGGCTACAGGGAGGACAACATCCCGCAGCTCCAAGACGTTTCCGATTTCTTGAAAG actGCACGGGCTTCACCCTCCGCCCCGTCGCCGGCCTCCTCTCCTCACGTGACTTCCTGGCCGGCCTCGCCTTCCGGGTCTTCCACTCCACGCAGTACATCCGCCACCCCAGCCGCCCTCTGTACACCCCCGAGCCCGACATCTGCCACGAGCTGCTAGGCCACGCCCCGCTCTTCGCCGACCCCGCCTTCGCGCAGTTCTCCCAGGAGATCGGCCTAGCCTCGCTCGGGGCCCCCGACGAGTTCATCGAGAAGCTCGCCACC TGCTACTGGTTCACGGTGGAGTTCGGTCTGTGTCGCCAAAACGGGGAAATCAAAGCCTACGGCGccggcctcctctcctccttcggcgAGCTGGAGTACTGCATCTCCGACAAGCCCGAGCTGAGGCCGTTCGAGCCCTCCAAGACATGCACGCAGAAGTACCCGATCACCGAGTACCAGCCGGTGTACTACGTGTCCGAGAGCTTCGAGGACGCCAAGGAGAAGTTAAT ccAATTCGCCGCCACCATCCCCCGCCCATTCTCCGTTCGCTACAACCCCTACACGCAGTCGGTGGAGATCCTGGACTCGAAGCCGCAGATCCAGAGCCTGGTCCGCGAGATGAGCTGTAACATGCAGATCCTTATGGACTCCCTGATCAAGCTTAGTTAG
- the Hn gene encoding protein henna-like isoform X2 yields MEGGQYILEGDEEAKSTTIIFSMTEEVGALANALKIFQAHNVNLLHIESRPSRREAKYEFMVECDSSTGNLGSAMEQVRKQCSYFQVISRDHHNNKDTVPWFPRKISDLDRFANQILSYGDELDADHPGFTDPVYRTRRKMFADIAYNYKHGQPIPRVEYSQEEIDTWGTVFRNLTKLYKTHACREHQNVFPLLIENCGYREDNIPQLQDVSDFLKDCTGFTLRPVAGLLSSRDFLAGLAFRVFHSTQYIRHPSRPLYTPEPDICHELLGHAPLFADPAFAQFSQEIGLASLGAPDEFIEKLATCYWFTVEFGLCRQNGEIKAYGAGLLSSFGELEYCISDKPELRPFEPSKTCTQKYPITEYQPVYYVSESFEDAKEKLIQFAATIPRPFSVRYNPYTQSVEILDSKPQIQSLVREMSCNMQILMDSLIKLS; encoded by the exons ATGGAGGGCGGACAGTACATCCTGGAGGGCGACGAGGAGGCCAAgagcaccaccatcatcttctccATGACGGAGGAGGTCGGCGCCCTGGCCAACGCCCTCAAGATATTCCAG GCGCACAACGTGAACCTGCTGCACATCGAGTCACGGCCGTCGCGGCGCGAGGCCAAGTACGAGTTCATGGTGGAGTGCGACTCGTCGACGGGCAACCTGGGCTCGGCCATGGAGCAGGTCAGGAAGCAGTGCTCCTACTTCCAAGTCATCTCCAGggaccaccacaacaacaaag aCACCGTCCCCTGGTTCCCCCGCAAGATTAGCGACTTGGACCGATTCGCCAATCAGATCTTGTCCTATGGCGACGAGCTGGACGCCGACCATCCCGGATTCACCGACCCCGTCTATCGCACCAGGAGGAAGATGTTCGCTGACATCGCCTACAATTACAAGCA CGGGCAGCCGATCCCCCGGGTGGAGTACAGCCAGGAGGAGATCGACACGTGGGGCACCGTCTTCAGGAACCTCACCAAGCTGTACAAGACGCACGCCTGCAGAGAGCACCAGAACGTGTTCCCGCTGCTCATCGAGAACTGCGGCTACAGGGAGGACAACATCCCGCAGCTCCAAGACGTTTCCGATTTCTTGAAAG actGCACGGGCTTCACCCTCCGCCCCGTCGCCGGCCTCCTCTCCTCACGTGACTTCCTGGCCGGCCTCGCCTTCCGGGTCTTCCACTCCACGCAGTACATCCGCCACCCCAGCCGCCCTCTGTACACCCCCGAGCCCGACATCTGCCACGAGCTGCTAGGCCACGCCCCGCTCTTCGCCGACCCCGCCTTCGCGCAGTTCTCCCAGGAGATCGGCCTAGCCTCGCTCGGGGCCCCCGACGAGTTCATCGAGAAGCTCGCCACC TGCTACTGGTTCACGGTGGAGTTCGGTCTGTGTCGCCAAAACGGGGAAATCAAAGCCTACGGCGccggcctcctctcctccttcggcgAGCTGGAGTACTGCATCTCCGACAAGCCCGAGCTGAGGCCGTTCGAGCCCTCCAAGACATGCACGCAGAAGTACCCGATCACCGAGTACCAGCCGGTGTACTACGTGTCCGAGAGCTTCGAGGACGCCAAGGAGAAGTTAAT ccAATTCGCCGCCACCATCCCCCGCCCATTCTCCGTTCGCTACAACCCCTACACGCAGTCGGTGGAGATCCTGGACTCGAAGCCGCAGATCCAGAGCCTGGTCCGCGAGATGAGCTGTAACATGCAGATCCTTATGGACTCCCTGATCAAGCTTAGTTAG